Proteins co-encoded in one Natrinema sp. CBA1119 genomic window:
- a CDS encoding formyltransferase family protein — protein MRVVLFTSAEPLYLPRYLQPLFEAHANTIDQVVIAPFNASPAEQLRSQAGMYGARAGIRMALRYGWSRALDALPGQAARRVTGRYHSVPAVARTYGVPVERIPDVSNPAFVECMEDLAPDLLLSIVAGQRLPGPVLESADDTVNLHGSLLPKYRDRATAFWPLFYDDDRTGVTAHRMTERFDAGPILAQRAFPLDDADTVDSVFRKLAEAGASLGVKLLAAYPELPVERPNETIPTDYHGVPGPEERRLFYERGNAFL, from the coding sequence GTGCGGGTCGTCCTGTTCACGAGTGCGGAACCGCTCTATCTTCCCAGGTACCTCCAGCCGCTCTTCGAGGCTCACGCCAATACTATCGACCAGGTCGTCATCGCCCCCTTCAACGCATCCCCGGCTGAGCAACTACGCTCGCAGGCAGGCATGTACGGTGCCCGCGCGGGTATCCGGATGGCGCTTCGCTACGGATGGAGTCGGGCACTTGATGCGTTGCCCGGGCAGGCCGCCCGTCGCGTCACCGGTCGGTATCACTCGGTTCCGGCGGTCGCGCGAACTTATGGCGTCCCCGTTGAGCGCATTCCCGACGTGAGTAACCCGGCGTTCGTCGAGTGTATGGAGGACCTCGCACCGGACCTTCTGCTCTCGATTGTGGCGGGCCAGCGACTTCCTGGGCCGGTGCTAGAGAGCGCTGACGACACAGTGAACCTCCACGGGTCGCTATTGCCGAAGTATCGGGACCGGGCGACCGCCTTTTGGCCGCTGTTCTACGATGACGACCGAACGGGTGTCACAGCACATCGTATGACCGAGCGCTTCGACGCAGGCCCGATTCTCGCCCAGCGGGCGTTCCCCCTCGACGACGCCGACACCGTCGATTCGGTGTTCCGTAAACTCGCCGAGGCAGGCGCCTCGCTCGGGGTCAAGTTGCTTGCCGCCTATCCCGAATTGCCAGTCGAGCGGCCCAACGAGACGATCCCGACAGACTACCATGGGGTTCCGGGCCCCGAGGAGCGACGGCTGTTCTACGAGCGCGGCAACGCATTTCTTTAG
- a CDS encoding PadR family transcriptional regulator codes for MDDLTGFQRDLLYVIAGADQPSGQDVKDEVEQYYNADINHGRLYPNLDTLVNKELVEKGQLDRRTNYYAIADKGEKAIEDRQRWEEQFID; via the coding sequence ATGGACGACCTCACAGGATTCCAACGCGACTTGTTGTATGTCATCGCAGGCGCAGACCAACCATCAGGCCAGGACGTCAAAGACGAAGTTGAACAGTACTACAACGCCGATATCAACCATGGACGGCTCTATCCCAACCTCGACACGCTCGTCAACAAGGAGTTGGTTGAGAAAGGGCAACTCGACAGGCGAACGAACTACTATGCAATTGCAGATAAGGGAGAGAAAGCAATTGAGGACAGACAGCGGTGGGAGGAACAGTTTATCGATTAG